Proteins encoded together in one Labeo rohita strain BAU-BD-2019 chromosome 21, IGBB_LRoh.1.0, whole genome shotgun sequence window:
- the ppp1r26 gene encoding protein phosphatase 1 regulatory subunit 26 isoform X2 → MFLKTVPPVVAIHSEWRSNKSCSLPLFFNDSASDSDLASVSGTPIPQKIQMIIESLHSTQSSDMSENMQTEKAAHSSHEAGYKGQMRLMDTSARSRRTGADTKLQTARSDTGDDSDSDDSVDRGIEEAIQEYLKEKVDHKRKGDPMTSSPPAPKLQRREPTIPDAAKHHTHSTSAKVLIASNHIQRALSGAQPLKKKVKKKKLSKENPFKKADTSKVLPVKSLPPSRAKKGSSSSSEMDRSPPRLVIKEEEEWLDSSSDDGIEEEIQRFQQEKKEKQEGEKDTLRTSRQREDSDSSSDEGIEEAIRRFQEEKHKQKTKKSPLKPAQLVPAQRSKPAVASPECISTQPLKALSKKSKKKLTTKKPNLPTPLGVSHFLNKYTPQGSKIKGCTPPPSTPKPTHTEHQIHSSLKVNTAELMCAEAILDISKTVMPEVFESNLSIANRNLLQTPTFPTVATSADKSDESSVDSEDGIEQEIRKFLEHKAKMNKELPTTAGAPPSVSGDPTASKEPKKKMKETQSNKAVRLSLSKKRKFKEEQSKLSRDGDLVLNVKEEPPGPPLIHSDSIRPDGSSTPTVMTHSSSPTTMKNSKPKQNSPPRKGTDSSVPTDKVSTYSMSSPKTLIGSERNDSSDKSSSLDSDEDLDAAIKDLLKTKKKVKKKVRDLKARKSTRPSEASSLDAVKKLKPLTNQKSILPSKLASKSVILKGGKEILNVQTKNDKGHKNKVVKGKSEVQNIKQSKSPAQAEKVTGNGGVPKPQDVDVPSSNPHVEDDDSSVDSDDSIEQEIRRFLAEKAKESTPLAANTKQEEESVDSLISPAECDVKPELQRILIETPVSASTSSSGRFFKTETQAESIGTPARSVDAPVELNKGPVLTPGSSCIMGFRRTESQKCEISTPRDSKNGSSQIGKDSLTSHAIKPNSFTTPPVSSDTPRSSGHQHQNLFLMRPVNSSMSDVKELSSADGNDLNVSHQSRPATRIPLKDVISSLCPSPILKPQISSPAVTPGNLTTSAPPGGRTEGLYLHNRLRRDRNLSDRPHLSTSHLCQPYQGVSVIQLQRDQAAFPTPLEKTNHLQVSHTEATESTASLGERQREGGSVSKEEKEQKDEEEKCVDETDVESDEERKDQKTKDRRKQSPNQSRVVVESIYRSGHTGEESEIPNQAPPYSKAARGKQNSQTKAAVCGQFYQIN, encoded by the exons ATGTTCCTGAAGACAGTTCCTCCGGTGGTGGCTATTCACTCGGAATGGAGGTCCAATAAAAGCTGCAGCCTGCCTCTCTTTTTCAATGACAGTGCCTCCGACAGCGACCTTGCCTCTGTTAGCGGCACCCCCATCCCACAGAAGATCCAGATGATTATAGAGAGCCTCCACAGCACCCAGTCTTCGGACATGAGCGAAAACATGCAGACCGAAAAGGCTGCTCATTCCAGCCACGAGGCTGGCTACAAGGGTCAAATGCGACTCATGGACACATCTGCGAGATCCCGGCGAACGGGGGCGGACACTAAGCTACAGACCGCCAGGTCTGATACTGGCGACGATTCGGACAGTGACGATTCTGTGGACAGAGGCATTGAGGAGGCCATTCAGGAGTACTTGAAGGAGAAGGTGGACCACAAGCGCAAAGGGGATCCAATGACAAGTTCGCCCCCAGCGCCCAAGCTTCAGCGGAGGGAACCAACTATCCCAGATGCTGCTAAACATCACACACATTCCACTAGTGCTAAGGTGCTCATTGCAAGCAATCATATACAGAGAGCATTGAGTGGGGCGCAACCCTTAAAGAAGAAAGTCAAGAAGAAGAAACTAAGCAAAGAAAATCCCTTTAAGAAAGCAGACACAAGTAAAGTTCTGCCTGTGAAAAGTCTTCCTCCATCCAGAGCTAAGAAAGGATCTTCCTCGTCATCAGAGATGGACAGATCTCCACCTCGCCTTGTCATTAAAGAAGAAGAGGAATGGCTCGATTCAAGCAGCGACGATGGAATTGAAGAAGAGATTCAGAGATTCCAGcaggagaaaaaagaaaaacaggaagGTGAAAAAGACACCCTGAGAACATCACGACAAAGGGAGGACTCTGATTCAAGCAGCGATGAAGGTATTGAGGAAGCCATCCGTCGCTTccaagaagaaaaacacaaacagaagaCGAAGAAAAGTCCTCTTAAACCTGCCCAACTTGTGCCTGCACAACGTAGCAAACCAGCCGTCGCTTCTCCCGAATGCATAAGCACTCAGCCACTCAAAGCACTGTCCAAGAAGAGCAAGAAGAAATTGACAACCAAGAAGCCTAATCTCCCTACACCACTGGGCGTAAGCCACTTTTTGAACAAGTACACACCCCAGGGCTCTAAAATCAAAGGGTGTACACCACCCCCTTCAACCCCAAAACCAACCCACACCGAACATCAGATCCATTCCAGCCTGAAGGTCAACACTGCTGAGCTGATGTGTGCTGAAGCAATTCTAGACATCTCCAAAACCGTCATGCCTGAGGTGTTCGAGTCCAACTTAAGCATTGCTAACAGGAATTTGCTTCAGACGCCAACATTCCCAACTGTTGCAACATCTGCGGATAAAAGTGATGAAAGCTCCGTTGACAGCGAGGACGGAATTGAACAAGAGATAAGGAAATTTTTGGAGCATAAagcaaagatgaacaaagagcTTCCAACAACAGCAGGTGCACCTCCGTCAGTTTCAGGAGATCCCACAGCAAGCAAAGAGCCAAAGAAGAAGATGAAGGAAACCCAGTCGAATAAAGCTGTCAGGCTCTCCCTGTCAAAAAAACGCAAGTTCAAAGAAGAACAAAGCAAACTTTCCAGAGATGGCGACTTGGTTTTGAATGTAAAAGAGGAGCCTCCAGGGCCGCCTCTGATTCATAGTGACTCCATCAGACCGGATGGTTCATCCACCCCCACTGTGATGACACATTCAAGTAGTCCGACCACCATGAAGAACAGCAAACCTAAGCAGAACTCGCCACCTCGTAAGGGTACGGATAGTAGTGTACCCACAGACAAAGTTTCCACTTACAGTATGTCCAGCCCGAAGACTTTGATTGGCTCTGAGAGAAATGACAGCAGTGACAAAAGCAGCTCTCTGGACAGTGATGAGGATCTAGATGCCGCAATTAAAGACTtgcttaaaacaaagaaaaaggtCAAAAAGAAAGTAAGGGACTTGAAGGCAAGAAAAAGCACCAGACCTTCCGAGGCTTCATCTTTGGATGCTGTAAAAAAACTGAAGCCTCTTACAAATCAGAAGAGTATCCTACCTTCCAAGCTTGCAAGCAAGTCTGTCATCTTGAAAGGCGGCAAAGAAATTCTGAATGTTCAGACTAAAAACGACAAGGGTCATAAAAACAAAGTGGTTAAAGGCAAATCAGAAGTCCAGAACATCAAACAATCTAAGAGTCCTGCACAAGCTGAAAAGGTGACTGGGAATGGTGGGGTTCCCAAACCCCAAGATGTGGACGTACCTTCTTCCAATCCGCATGTAGAAGACGATGACAGTTCTGTAGACAGCGATGACAGCATTGAGCAAGAGATCAGGAGATTTCTAGCTGAAAAAGCCAAGGAGTCTACACCTCTCGCTGCAAACACCAAACAGGAGGAAGAGTCCGTAGACTCCTTGATCTCTCCTGCGGAGTGTGACGTTAAACCAGAACTTCAAAGGATTCTAATTGAAACTCCAGTTTCTGCTTCAACATCATCCTCTGGAAGATTCTTCAAAACTGAAACACAAGCCGAATCCATAGGCACACCTGCAAGATCCGTGGACGCACCTGTGGAACTCAACAAGGGACCAGTCTTGACACCTGGCAGCTCTTGCATTATGGGTTTTAGGAGGACCGAAAGTCAAAAATGTGAGATCTCGACCCCAAGAGATTCAAAGAACGGCAGCTCCCAGATAGGAAAGGACTCTCTGACAAGTCATGCCATCAAACCCAACTCCTTCACTACGCCCCCCGTGAGCTCCGATACACCCCGATCATCGGGTCATCAACACCAAAACCTATTCCTGATGAGACCCGTTAACAGCAGTATGTCTGACGTCAAGGAACTTTCCTCGGCAGATGGAAATGACCTTAACGTTAGCCACCAGAGTAGACCCGCCACTAGGATACCTTTGAAGGATGTCATTAGTTCTCTTTGTCCCTCGCCTATCTTGAAACCTCAGATTAGCTCCCCTGCTGTCACCCCTGGCAACCTCACGACCTCGGCACCCCCTGGGGGCAGGACAGAGGGACTTTACTTGCATAACCGCCTGAGAAGGGACCGAAACCTCTCCGATAGACCACACTTATCCACCTCGCACCTGTGCCAGCCCTACCAGGGCGTCAGCGTAATCCAGTTACAACGGGACCAGGCTGCCTTCCCAACGCCTTTAGAAAAGACAAACCACCTGCAGGTTAGCCACACTGAGGCAACCGAGTCCACTGCAAGTTTAGGAGAAAGACAAAGGGAGGGAGGAAGTGTTAGCAAGGAAGAGAAAGAGCAGAAAGATGAGGAAGAGAAATGTGTTGATGAGACAGATGTAGAGTCAGATGAGGAAAGAAAAGATCAGAAGACGAAAGACAGAAGGAAGCAGTCCCCAAATCA ATCCAGGGTTGTTGTTGAGTCCATATATCGCTCTGGACACACAGGAGAGGAGTCTGAAATTCCAAACCAGGCGCCTCCTTATTCAAAAGCAGCTAGAG GAAAGCAAAACAGTCAAACGAAGGCTGCAGTTTGTGGTCAGTTTTACCAG aTAAACTGA
- the ppp1r26 gene encoding protein phosphatase 1 regulatory subunit 26 isoform X1, producing the protein MFLKTVPPVVAIHSEWRSNKSCSLPLFFNDSASDSDLASVSGTPIPQKIQMIIESLHSTQSSDMSENMQTEKAAHSSHEAGYKGQMRLMDTSARSRRTGADTKLQTARSDTGDDSDSDDSVDRGIEEAIQEYLKEKVDHKRKGDPMTSSPPAPKLQRREPTIPDAAKHHTHSTSAKVLIASNHIQRALSGAQPLKKKVKKKKLSKENPFKKADTSKVLPVKSLPPSRAKKGSSSSSEMDRSPPRLVIKEEEEWLDSSSDDGIEEEIQRFQQEKKEKQEGEKDTLRTSRQREDSDSSSDEGIEEAIRRFQEEKHKQKTKKSPLKPAQLVPAQRSKPAVASPECISTQPLKALSKKSKKKLTTKKPNLPTPLGVSHFLNKYTPQGSKIKGCTPPPSTPKPTHTEHQIHSSLKVNTAELMCAEAILDISKTVMPEVFESNLSIANRNLLQTPTFPTVATSADKSDESSVDSEDGIEQEIRKFLEHKAKMNKELPTTAGAPPSVSGDPTASKEPKKKMKETQSNKAVRLSLSKKRKFKEEQSKLSRDGDLVLNVKEEPPGPPLIHSDSIRPDGSSTPTVMTHSSSPTTMKNSKPKQNSPPRKGTDSSVPTDKVSTYSMSSPKTLIGSERNDSSDKSSSLDSDEDLDAAIKDLLKTKKKVKKKVRDLKARKSTRPSEASSLDAVKKLKPLTNQKSILPSKLASKSVILKGGKEILNVQTKNDKGHKNKVVKGKSEVQNIKQSKSPAQAEKVTGNGGVPKPQDVDVPSSNPHVEDDDSSVDSDDSIEQEIRRFLAEKAKESTPLAANTKQEEESVDSLISPAECDVKPELQRILIETPVSASTSSSGRFFKTETQAESIGTPARSVDAPVELNKGPVLTPGSSCIMGFRRTESQKCEISTPRDSKNGSSQIGKDSLTSHAIKPNSFTTPPVSSDTPRSSGHQHQNLFLMRPVNSSMSDVKELSSADGNDLNVSHQSRPATRIPLKDVISSLCPSPILKPQISSPAVTPGNLTTSAPPGGRTEGLYLHNRLRRDRNLSDRPHLSTSHLCQPYQGVSVIQLQRDQAAFPTPLEKTNHLQVSHTEATESTASLGERQREGGSVSKEEKEQKDEEEKCVDETDVESDEERKDQKTKDRRKQSPNQSLSTSIDPGLLLSPYIALDTQERSLKFQTRRLLIQKQLEESKTVKRRLQFVVSFTR; encoded by the exons ATGTTCCTGAAGACAGTTCCTCCGGTGGTGGCTATTCACTCGGAATGGAGGTCCAATAAAAGCTGCAGCCTGCCTCTCTTTTTCAATGACAGTGCCTCCGACAGCGACCTTGCCTCTGTTAGCGGCACCCCCATCCCACAGAAGATCCAGATGATTATAGAGAGCCTCCACAGCACCCAGTCTTCGGACATGAGCGAAAACATGCAGACCGAAAAGGCTGCTCATTCCAGCCACGAGGCTGGCTACAAGGGTCAAATGCGACTCATGGACACATCTGCGAGATCCCGGCGAACGGGGGCGGACACTAAGCTACAGACCGCCAGGTCTGATACTGGCGACGATTCGGACAGTGACGATTCTGTGGACAGAGGCATTGAGGAGGCCATTCAGGAGTACTTGAAGGAGAAGGTGGACCACAAGCGCAAAGGGGATCCAATGACAAGTTCGCCCCCAGCGCCCAAGCTTCAGCGGAGGGAACCAACTATCCCAGATGCTGCTAAACATCACACACATTCCACTAGTGCTAAGGTGCTCATTGCAAGCAATCATATACAGAGAGCATTGAGTGGGGCGCAACCCTTAAAGAAGAAAGTCAAGAAGAAGAAACTAAGCAAAGAAAATCCCTTTAAGAAAGCAGACACAAGTAAAGTTCTGCCTGTGAAAAGTCTTCCTCCATCCAGAGCTAAGAAAGGATCTTCCTCGTCATCAGAGATGGACAGATCTCCACCTCGCCTTGTCATTAAAGAAGAAGAGGAATGGCTCGATTCAAGCAGCGACGATGGAATTGAAGAAGAGATTCAGAGATTCCAGcaggagaaaaaagaaaaacaggaagGTGAAAAAGACACCCTGAGAACATCACGACAAAGGGAGGACTCTGATTCAAGCAGCGATGAAGGTATTGAGGAAGCCATCCGTCGCTTccaagaagaaaaacacaaacagaagaCGAAGAAAAGTCCTCTTAAACCTGCCCAACTTGTGCCTGCACAACGTAGCAAACCAGCCGTCGCTTCTCCCGAATGCATAAGCACTCAGCCACTCAAAGCACTGTCCAAGAAGAGCAAGAAGAAATTGACAACCAAGAAGCCTAATCTCCCTACACCACTGGGCGTAAGCCACTTTTTGAACAAGTACACACCCCAGGGCTCTAAAATCAAAGGGTGTACACCACCCCCTTCAACCCCAAAACCAACCCACACCGAACATCAGATCCATTCCAGCCTGAAGGTCAACACTGCTGAGCTGATGTGTGCTGAAGCAATTCTAGACATCTCCAAAACCGTCATGCCTGAGGTGTTCGAGTCCAACTTAAGCATTGCTAACAGGAATTTGCTTCAGACGCCAACATTCCCAACTGTTGCAACATCTGCGGATAAAAGTGATGAAAGCTCCGTTGACAGCGAGGACGGAATTGAACAAGAGATAAGGAAATTTTTGGAGCATAAagcaaagatgaacaaagagcTTCCAACAACAGCAGGTGCACCTCCGTCAGTTTCAGGAGATCCCACAGCAAGCAAAGAGCCAAAGAAGAAGATGAAGGAAACCCAGTCGAATAAAGCTGTCAGGCTCTCCCTGTCAAAAAAACGCAAGTTCAAAGAAGAACAAAGCAAACTTTCCAGAGATGGCGACTTGGTTTTGAATGTAAAAGAGGAGCCTCCAGGGCCGCCTCTGATTCATAGTGACTCCATCAGACCGGATGGTTCATCCACCCCCACTGTGATGACACATTCAAGTAGTCCGACCACCATGAAGAACAGCAAACCTAAGCAGAACTCGCCACCTCGTAAGGGTACGGATAGTAGTGTACCCACAGACAAAGTTTCCACTTACAGTATGTCCAGCCCGAAGACTTTGATTGGCTCTGAGAGAAATGACAGCAGTGACAAAAGCAGCTCTCTGGACAGTGATGAGGATCTAGATGCCGCAATTAAAGACTtgcttaaaacaaagaaaaaggtCAAAAAGAAAGTAAGGGACTTGAAGGCAAGAAAAAGCACCAGACCTTCCGAGGCTTCATCTTTGGATGCTGTAAAAAAACTGAAGCCTCTTACAAATCAGAAGAGTATCCTACCTTCCAAGCTTGCAAGCAAGTCTGTCATCTTGAAAGGCGGCAAAGAAATTCTGAATGTTCAGACTAAAAACGACAAGGGTCATAAAAACAAAGTGGTTAAAGGCAAATCAGAAGTCCAGAACATCAAACAATCTAAGAGTCCTGCACAAGCTGAAAAGGTGACTGGGAATGGTGGGGTTCCCAAACCCCAAGATGTGGACGTACCTTCTTCCAATCCGCATGTAGAAGACGATGACAGTTCTGTAGACAGCGATGACAGCATTGAGCAAGAGATCAGGAGATTTCTAGCTGAAAAAGCCAAGGAGTCTACACCTCTCGCTGCAAACACCAAACAGGAGGAAGAGTCCGTAGACTCCTTGATCTCTCCTGCGGAGTGTGACGTTAAACCAGAACTTCAAAGGATTCTAATTGAAACTCCAGTTTCTGCTTCAACATCATCCTCTGGAAGATTCTTCAAAACTGAAACACAAGCCGAATCCATAGGCACACCTGCAAGATCCGTGGACGCACCTGTGGAACTCAACAAGGGACCAGTCTTGACACCTGGCAGCTCTTGCATTATGGGTTTTAGGAGGACCGAAAGTCAAAAATGTGAGATCTCGACCCCAAGAGATTCAAAGAACGGCAGCTCCCAGATAGGAAAGGACTCTCTGACAAGTCATGCCATCAAACCCAACTCCTTCACTACGCCCCCCGTGAGCTCCGATACACCCCGATCATCGGGTCATCAACACCAAAACCTATTCCTGATGAGACCCGTTAACAGCAGTATGTCTGACGTCAAGGAACTTTCCTCGGCAGATGGAAATGACCTTAACGTTAGCCACCAGAGTAGACCCGCCACTAGGATACCTTTGAAGGATGTCATTAGTTCTCTTTGTCCCTCGCCTATCTTGAAACCTCAGATTAGCTCCCCTGCTGTCACCCCTGGCAACCTCACGACCTCGGCACCCCCTGGGGGCAGGACAGAGGGACTTTACTTGCATAACCGCCTGAGAAGGGACCGAAACCTCTCCGATAGACCACACTTATCCACCTCGCACCTGTGCCAGCCCTACCAGGGCGTCAGCGTAATCCAGTTACAACGGGACCAGGCTGCCTTCCCAACGCCTTTAGAAAAGACAAACCACCTGCAGGTTAGCCACACTGAGGCAACCGAGTCCACTGCAAGTTTAGGAGAAAGACAAAGGGAGGGAGGAAGTGTTAGCAAGGAAGAGAAAGAGCAGAAAGATGAGGAAGAGAAATGTGTTGATGAGACAGATGTAGAGTCAGATGAGGAAAGAAAAGATCAGAAGACGAAAGACAGAAGGAAGCAGTCCCCAAATCA GTCTTTGTCCACCTCTATAGATCCAGGGTTGTTGTTGAGTCCATATATCGCTCTGGACACACAGGAGAGGAGTCTGAAATTCCAAACCAGGCGCCTCCTTATTCAAAAGCAGCTAGAG GAAAGCAAAACAGTCAAACGAAGGCTGCAGTTTGTGGTCAGTTTTACCAG aTAA
- the ppp1r26 gene encoding protein phosphatase 1 regulatory subunit 26 isoform X3, which produces MFLKTVPPVVAIHSEWRSNKSCSLPLFFNDSASDSDLASVSGTPIPQKIQMIIESLHSTQSSDMSENMQTEKAAHSSHEAGYKGQMRLMDTSARSRRTGADTKLQTARSDTGDDSDSDDSVDRGIEEAIQEYLKEKVDHKRKGDPMTSSPPAPKLQRREPTIPDAAKHHTHSTSAKVLIASNHIQRALSGAQPLKKKVKKKKLSKENPFKKADTSKVLPVKSLPPSRAKKGSSSSSEMDRSPPRLVIKEEEEWLDSSSDDGIEEEIQRFQQEKKEKQEGEKDTLRTSRQREDSDSSSDEGIEEAIRRFQEEKHKQKTKKSPLKPAQLVPAQRSKPAVASPECISTQPLKALSKKSKKKLTTKKPNLPTPLGVSHFLNKYTPQGSKIKGCTPPPSTPKPTHTEHQIHSSLKVNTAELMCAEAILDISKTVMPEVFESNLSIANRNLLQTPTFPTVATSADKSDESSVDSEDGIEQEIRKFLEHKAKMNKELPTTAGAPPSVSGDPTASKEPKKKMKETQSNKAVRLSLSKKRKFKEEQSKLSRDGDLVLNVKEEPPGPPLIHSDSIRPDGSSTPTVMTHSSSPTTMKNSKPKQNSPPRKGTDSSVPTDKVSTYSMSSPKTLIGSERNDSSDKSSSLDSDEDLDAAIKDLLKTKKKVKKKVRDLKARKSTRPSEASSLDAVKKLKPLTNQKSILPSKLASKSVILKGGKEILNVQTKNDKGHKNKVVKGKSEVQNIKQSKSPAQAEKVTGNGGVPKPQDVDVPSSNPHVEDDDSSVDSDDSIEQEIRRFLAEKAKESTPLAANTKQEEESVDSLISPAECDVKPELQRILIETPVSASTSSSGRFFKTETQAESIGTPARSVDAPVELNKGPVLTPGSSCIMGFRRTESQKCEISTPRDSKNGSSQIGKDSLTSHAIKPNSFTTPPVSSDTPRSSGHQHQNLFLMRPVNSSMSDVKELSSADGNDLNVSHQSRPATRIPLKDVISSLCPSPILKPQISSPAVTPGNLTTSAPPGGRTEGLYLHNRLRRDRNLSDRPHLSTSHLCQPYQGVSVIQLQRDQAAFPTPLEKTNHLQVSHTEATESTASLGERQREGGSVSKEEKEQKDEEEKCVDETDVESDEERKDQKTKDRRKQSPNQVIKHFIKRNDLWSFHHKRRLEDFFTL; this is translated from the exons ATGTTCCTGAAGACAGTTCCTCCGGTGGTGGCTATTCACTCGGAATGGAGGTCCAATAAAAGCTGCAGCCTGCCTCTCTTTTTCAATGACAGTGCCTCCGACAGCGACCTTGCCTCTGTTAGCGGCACCCCCATCCCACAGAAGATCCAGATGATTATAGAGAGCCTCCACAGCACCCAGTCTTCGGACATGAGCGAAAACATGCAGACCGAAAAGGCTGCTCATTCCAGCCACGAGGCTGGCTACAAGGGTCAAATGCGACTCATGGACACATCTGCGAGATCCCGGCGAACGGGGGCGGACACTAAGCTACAGACCGCCAGGTCTGATACTGGCGACGATTCGGACAGTGACGATTCTGTGGACAGAGGCATTGAGGAGGCCATTCAGGAGTACTTGAAGGAGAAGGTGGACCACAAGCGCAAAGGGGATCCAATGACAAGTTCGCCCCCAGCGCCCAAGCTTCAGCGGAGGGAACCAACTATCCCAGATGCTGCTAAACATCACACACATTCCACTAGTGCTAAGGTGCTCATTGCAAGCAATCATATACAGAGAGCATTGAGTGGGGCGCAACCCTTAAAGAAGAAAGTCAAGAAGAAGAAACTAAGCAAAGAAAATCCCTTTAAGAAAGCAGACACAAGTAAAGTTCTGCCTGTGAAAAGTCTTCCTCCATCCAGAGCTAAGAAAGGATCTTCCTCGTCATCAGAGATGGACAGATCTCCACCTCGCCTTGTCATTAAAGAAGAAGAGGAATGGCTCGATTCAAGCAGCGACGATGGAATTGAAGAAGAGATTCAGAGATTCCAGcaggagaaaaaagaaaaacaggaagGTGAAAAAGACACCCTGAGAACATCACGACAAAGGGAGGACTCTGATTCAAGCAGCGATGAAGGTATTGAGGAAGCCATCCGTCGCTTccaagaagaaaaacacaaacagaagaCGAAGAAAAGTCCTCTTAAACCTGCCCAACTTGTGCCTGCACAACGTAGCAAACCAGCCGTCGCTTCTCCCGAATGCATAAGCACTCAGCCACTCAAAGCACTGTCCAAGAAGAGCAAGAAGAAATTGACAACCAAGAAGCCTAATCTCCCTACACCACTGGGCGTAAGCCACTTTTTGAACAAGTACACACCCCAGGGCTCTAAAATCAAAGGGTGTACACCACCCCCTTCAACCCCAAAACCAACCCACACCGAACATCAGATCCATTCCAGCCTGAAGGTCAACACTGCTGAGCTGATGTGTGCTGAAGCAATTCTAGACATCTCCAAAACCGTCATGCCTGAGGTGTTCGAGTCCAACTTAAGCATTGCTAACAGGAATTTGCTTCAGACGCCAACATTCCCAACTGTTGCAACATCTGCGGATAAAAGTGATGAAAGCTCCGTTGACAGCGAGGACGGAATTGAACAAGAGATAAGGAAATTTTTGGAGCATAAagcaaagatgaacaaagagcTTCCAACAACAGCAGGTGCACCTCCGTCAGTTTCAGGAGATCCCACAGCAAGCAAAGAGCCAAAGAAGAAGATGAAGGAAACCCAGTCGAATAAAGCTGTCAGGCTCTCCCTGTCAAAAAAACGCAAGTTCAAAGAAGAACAAAGCAAACTTTCCAGAGATGGCGACTTGGTTTTGAATGTAAAAGAGGAGCCTCCAGGGCCGCCTCTGATTCATAGTGACTCCATCAGACCGGATGGTTCATCCACCCCCACTGTGATGACACATTCAAGTAGTCCGACCACCATGAAGAACAGCAAACCTAAGCAGAACTCGCCACCTCGTAAGGGTACGGATAGTAGTGTACCCACAGACAAAGTTTCCACTTACAGTATGTCCAGCCCGAAGACTTTGATTGGCTCTGAGAGAAATGACAGCAGTGACAAAAGCAGCTCTCTGGACAGTGATGAGGATCTAGATGCCGCAATTAAAGACTtgcttaaaacaaagaaaaaggtCAAAAAGAAAGTAAGGGACTTGAAGGCAAGAAAAAGCACCAGACCTTCCGAGGCTTCATCTTTGGATGCTGTAAAAAAACTGAAGCCTCTTACAAATCAGAAGAGTATCCTACCTTCCAAGCTTGCAAGCAAGTCTGTCATCTTGAAAGGCGGCAAAGAAATTCTGAATGTTCAGACTAAAAACGACAAGGGTCATAAAAACAAAGTGGTTAAAGGCAAATCAGAAGTCCAGAACATCAAACAATCTAAGAGTCCTGCACAAGCTGAAAAGGTGACTGGGAATGGTGGGGTTCCCAAACCCCAAGATGTGGACGTACCTTCTTCCAATCCGCATGTAGAAGACGATGACAGTTCTGTAGACAGCGATGACAGCATTGAGCAAGAGATCAGGAGATTTCTAGCTGAAAAAGCCAAGGAGTCTACACCTCTCGCTGCAAACACCAAACAGGAGGAAGAGTCCGTAGACTCCTTGATCTCTCCTGCGGAGTGTGACGTTAAACCAGAACTTCAAAGGATTCTAATTGAAACTCCAGTTTCTGCTTCAACATCATCCTCTGGAAGATTCTTCAAAACTGAAACACAAGCCGAATCCATAGGCACACCTGCAAGATCCGTGGACGCACCTGTGGAACTCAACAAGGGACCAGTCTTGACACCTGGCAGCTCTTGCATTATGGGTTTTAGGAGGACCGAAAGTCAAAAATGTGAGATCTCGACCCCAAGAGATTCAAAGAACGGCAGCTCCCAGATAGGAAAGGACTCTCTGACAAGTCATGCCATCAAACCCAACTCCTTCACTACGCCCCCCGTGAGCTCCGATACACCCCGATCATCGGGTCATCAACACCAAAACCTATTCCTGATGAGACCCGTTAACAGCAGTATGTCTGACGTCAAGGAACTTTCCTCGGCAGATGGAAATGACCTTAACGTTAGCCACCAGAGTAGACCCGCCACTAGGATACCTTTGAAGGATGTCATTAGTTCTCTTTGTCCCTCGCCTATCTTGAAACCTCAGATTAGCTCCCCTGCTGTCACCCCTGGCAACCTCACGACCTCGGCACCCCCTGGGGGCAGGACAGAGGGACTTTACTTGCATAACCGCCTGAGAAGGGACCGAAACCTCTCCGATAGACCACACTTATCCACCTCGCACCTGTGCCAGCCCTACCAGGGCGTCAGCGTAATCCAGTTACAACGGGACCAGGCTGCCTTCCCAACGCCTTTAGAAAAGACAAACCACCTGCAGGTTAGCCACACTGAGGCAACCGAGTCCACTGCAAGTTTAGGAGAAAGACAAAGGGAGGGAGGAAGTGTTAGCAAGGAAGAGAAAGAGCAGAAAGATGAGGAAGAGAAATGTGTTGATGAGACAGATGTAGAGTCAGATGAGGAAAGAAAAGATCAGAAGACGAAAGACAGAAGGAAGCAGTCCCCAAATCA AGTAATTAAACACTTTATCAAAAGGAACGACCTGTGGAGTTTTCATCACAAAAGAAGATTAGAAGATTTCTTTACTCTGtaa